One genomic region from Bubalus bubalis isolate 160015118507 breed Murrah chromosome 12, NDDB_SH_1, whole genome shotgun sequence encodes:
- the CHCHD5 gene encoding coiled-coil-helix-coiled-coil-helix domain-containing protein 5 isoform X4 codes for MSHRQAALEITARYCGQELEQYGQCVAAKPESWQRDCHHLKMSIAQCTSAHPIIRQIRQACSEPFKAFEECLRQNEAAMGNCAEHVRRFLQCAEQVQPTHRPSTLEAHPLPAS; via the exons ATGTCGCACAGGCAGGCGGCCCTGGAGATCACTGCTCGCTACTGCGGCCAGGAGCTGGAGCAGTATGGCCAGTGTGTGGCAGCCAAACCGGAGTCATGGCAGCGAGACTGTCACCACCTTAAGATGAGCATTGCCCAGTGCACATCCGCCCA CCCAATCATCCGTCAGATCCGCCAGGCCTGTTCGGAGCCTTTCAAGGCCTTTGAGGAATGTCTTCGACAGAATGAGGCCGCCATGGGCAACTGTGCGGAGCATGTGCGCCGATTCCTGCAGTGTGCAGAGCAGGTGCAGCCGACACATAGACCCTCCACCTTGGAG GCACACCCacttcctgcctcctga